The genome window ttgtagcttcattattgactagatggaagttggaaacaactttttttttcgctaaatgagttggaaacaacttgtaacttcattccggacttgtttgaagttgacaccaacttgtagcttcattttcggttgtttgaaattagaatcaacttgtagtttcaatcttgactcgtttgagcccggaaacaacttgtagattcattgttgactagattgaagttggaaacaactcgtagcttcattttcggttgtttgaaattggaatcaacttgtagtttcattcttgactcgtttgagcccggaaacaacttgtagcttctttattgactagattgaagttggaaacaatttttttttttgctaaataagttggaaacaacttgtagcttcattctggactcgtttgaagttttttttttttttttttttgctaaatgaaaattatattaaaaagaaagaaaagatacAAGATCTAGGGGCATTCCCCGCGATAAGGAAGCTAATGTGGAAAAAGTCCCAATAACAGAAAGGAACTTTTCCACAAAAAGATAGGAAAAAACATTAAAAGCTTAACAGCCAGTCATCACTAGAGAATCACAACTAATACAGAATATGGCTAAGATGGGGTGAATCACTTAATTTCCTTCGAAATAAGGGACAAGAGAATAATTTTCTCTATACATTTGTTTAATGAGCCTATGAAGATTGCCCACCGTCATACTCCCATTATCATGCACTCGGCTGTTACGTTCCCTCCAAACCAAATAAATAACCACTGTAATGTAAAGGTAGGCCAGCTGCTTTTCAAAAACAGTGAGGTTATCAATAAAGAAATTTCCCGAAAGCCAATCATTCCAGTAGAGAGTAATAGCAAATGGACAAGCACGTAGTAATAAGTAAGTGTAAGGGCAGGAGGAGAAAAGATGCTCCACACTCTCAGCAGAACTACGACACAAGCAACAAACCGGATCAACAGCAAGAGCAATATCAATCATCCTGTCCTTAGTGGAAAGTCTATTACGGCAGGCAAGCCAGGAAATAAAGGAGCAAGAAGGAATATGAAATTTGTTCCAAACCAATGGAATCCAAGGCTGTGATGTACCCCTTCTACGAATGGATTCCCATATAGTACGAAGATTAACCACTAAGTCATTGCTCCAGAGAACAGCATCTCTGCCACCAATATTAACCGAATCCAACAAAGAACGAATTTGGACAGCTCTATAATCATTGGAACTAGAAACCACCCACTGACCATTTCGAATTACAGATCCAACAGTGGCGTTATAGGAGGAATCCATTGTAGAAATAATACCTTCACCATAAATTTCAACCAGAGGCTTAGAGGTGAGCCAAGGATCATACCATAAGCTGAACCTAGAATCTTCTTTTACAATACAAGTGATGTACTCAAGAGCTTCGCTACGCCGATTAAGAATTTTCCGGAGGTTCTAGGGGCACTTATATGGGATCTTAGCAGTCCAGAAGTGCTTGTGTTTTAGGAGACCAGAGTGGACCCATAACAGCCACAAGGAAGAACGGTCAGGTTTGGAGAGACGCCAGATTTGGTGCAAAACTGCAGCTCTAATCCATTCAAACATATCACGGAGTCCTAACCccccttcttcttttttgaaacAACAATCCACCCATGCAACTTTATAATGGCAGCTCGATTGTAAATTCCCCCCCCCATAAGAACTTAGCAAGGAGGGCTTGAATGCGTTTGAGGACACCTTTAGGGAGAAAAAGATACATTGACCAATACCCTTGAACGCTTTGAAGCACAGATTTGATAAGctgtaatctacttgtagtttcattcttgactcgtttgagcctggaaacagcttgtagcttcattcttgactcgtttgagcttggaaacaacttgtagctttactattgactagattgaagttggaaacaatttttagcttcattccggactcgtttgaagttgaaaacaacttgtaggttcattttcagttgtttgaaattggaatcaacttgtagtttcattcttggctcgttcgagcccggaaaaaacttgtagcttcattattgactagattgaagttggaaataattattagcttcattccggactcgtttgaaattgaaaacaatttgtagcttcattttcagttgtttgaaattggaatcaacttgtagtttcattcttgactcgtttaagcctggaaacaacttgtagcttcattattgactagattgaagttggaaataatttttagcttcattccggagtcgtttgaagttgaaaacaatttgtagcttcattttcggttgtttgaaattgtaataaacttgtagtttcattcttgacttgtttgagcccggaaacaacttgtagcttcattattgactagatggaagttggaaacaactttttttttcgctaaatgagttggaaacaacttgtaacttcattccggacttgtttgaagttgacaccaactcgtagcttcattttcggttgtttgaaattggaatcaacttgtagtttcattcttgactcgtttcagcccggaaacaacttgtagcttcattattgactagattgaagttggaaacaatttttagcttcattctggactcgtttgaagttgaaaacaacttgtaggttcatattcggttgtttgaaattagaatcaacttgtagtttcattcttgactcgtttgagcccggaaacaacttgtagcttcattattgactagattgaagttggaaacaacttgtagcttcattccatactcgtttgaagttgaaaacaacttgtagcttcattttcggttgtttgaaattggaatcaacttgtagtttcattcttggctcgtttgagcccggaaacaacttgtagcttcattattgactagattgaagttggaaataatttttagcttcattccggactcgtttgaagttgaaaacaacttgtagcttcattctggacttagatgaagttgaaaacaacttgtagcttcattttcggttgtttgaaattggaatcaacttgtagtttcattcttgactcgtttgagcctggaaacaacttgtagcttcactattgactagatttaagttggaaacaatttttagcttcattccggactcgtttgaagttgaaaacaacttgtaggctcattttcagttgtttgaaattggaatcaacttgtagtttcattcttggctcgttggagcccggaaaaaacttgtagcttcattattgactagattgaagttggaaataatttttagcttcattccggactcgtttgaaattgaaaacaatttgtagcttcattttcggttgtttgaaattggaatcaacttgtagtttcattcttaactcgtttgagcctggaaacaacttgtagcttcattattgactagattgaagttggaaataatttttaacttcattccggagtcgtttaaagttgaaaacaatttgtagcttcattttcggttgtttgaaattgtaataaacttgtagtttcattcttgactcgtttgagcccggaaacaacttgtagcttcattattgactagatggaagttggaaacaactttttttttttgctaaatgagttggaaacaacttgtaacttcattccggacttgtttgaagttgacaccaacttgtagcttcattttcggttgtatgaaattagaatcaacttgtagtttcaatcttgactcgtttgagcccggaaacaacttgtagattcattgttgactagcttgaagttggaaacaactcgtagcttcattttcggttgtttgaaattggaatcaacttgtagtttcattcttgactcgtttgagcacggaaacaacttgtagcttcattattgactagattgaagttggaaacaacttttttttttgctaaatgagtcggaaacaacttgtagcttcattctggactcgtttgaagttgaaaccaacttgtagcttcattttcggttgtctaaaattggaatgaacttgtagtttcattcttgactcgtttgagcctggaaacaacttgtagctgcattattgactagattgaagttggaaacaatttttagcttcattccggactcgtttgaagttgcaaacaacttgtaggttcatattcggttgtttgaaattggaatcaacttgtagtttcattcttgactcgtttgagcccggaaacaacttgtagcttcattattgactagattgaagttggaaataatttttagcttcattccggactcgtttgaagttgaaaacaacttgtagcttcattctggactcagatgaagttgaaaacaagttgtagcttcatttacggttgtttgaaattggaatcaacttatagtttcattcttgactcgtttgagcctggaaacaacttggagcttcactattgactagattgaagttggaaacaatttttagcttcattccggactcatttgaagttgaaaacaacatgtagcttcattctggactcagatgaagttgaaaacaacttgtagcttcattttcggttgtttgaaattggaatcaacttgtagtttcattcttgactcgtttgagcctggaaacaacttgtagctttactattgactagattgaagttggaaacaatttttagcttcattccggactcgtttgaagttgaaaacaacttgtaggttcattttcagttgtttgaaattggaatcaacttgtagtttcattcttggctcgttcgagcccgaaaaaaacttgtagcttcattattgactagattgaagttggaaataattattagcttcattccggactcgtttgaaattgaaaacaatttgtagcttcattttcggttgtttgaaattggaatcaacttgtagtttcattcttgactcgtttaagcctggaaacaacttgtagcttcattattgactagattgaagttggaaataatttttagcttcattccggagtcgtttgaagttgaaaacaatttgtagcttcattttcggttgtttgaaattgtaataaacttgtagtttcattcttgactcgtttgagcccggaaacaacttgtagcttcattattgactagatggaagttggaaacaactttttttttcgctaaatgagttggaaacaacttgtaacttcattccggacttgtttgaagttgacaccaacttgtagcttcattttcggttgtttgaaattagaatcaacttgtagtttcaatcttgactcgtttgagcccggaaacaacttgtagattcattgttgactagattgaagttggaaacaactcgtagcttcattttcggttgtttgaaattggaatcaacttgtagtttcattcttgactcgtttgagcccggaaacaacttgtagcttcattattgactagattgaagttggaaacaatttttttttttgctaaataagttggaaacaacttgtagcttcattctggactcgtttgaagttttttttttttttttttgctaaatgaaaattatattaaaaagaaagaaaagatacAAGATCTAGGGGCATTCCCCGCGATAAGGAAGCTAATGTGGAAAAAGTCCCAATAACAGAAAGGAACTTTTCCACAAAAAGATAGGAAAAAACATTAAAAGCTTAACAGCCAGTCATCACTAGAGAATCACAACTAATACAGAATATGGCTAAGATGGGGTGAATCACTTAATTTCCTTCGAAATAAGGGACAAGAGAATAATTTTTCTCTATACATTTGTTTAATGAGCCTATGAAGATTGCCCACCGTCATACTCCCATTATCATGCACTCGGCTGTTACGTTCCCTCCAAACCAAATAAATAACCACTGTAATGTAAAGGTAGGCCAGCTGCTTCTCAAAAACAGTGAGGTTATCAATAAAGAAATTTCCCGGAAGCCAATCATTCCAGTAGAGAGTAATAGCAAATGGACAAGCACGTAGTAATAAGTAAGTGTAAGGGCAGGAGGAGAAAAGATGCTCCACACTCTCAGCAGAACTACGACACAAGCAACAAACCGGATCAACAGCAAGAGCAATATCAATCATCCTGTCCTTAGTGGAAAGTCTATTACGGCAGGCAAGCCAGGAAATAAAGGAGCAAGAAGGAATATGAAATTTGTTCCAAACCAATGGAATCCAAGGCTGTGATGTACCCCTTCTACGAATGGATTCCCATATAGTACGAAGATTAACCACTAAGTCATTGCTCCAGAGAACAGCATCTCTGCCACCAATATTAACCGAATCCAACAAAGAACGAATTTGGACAGCTCTATAATCATTGGAACTAGAAACCACCCACTGACCATTTCGAATTACAGATCCAACAGTGGCGTTATAGGAGGAATCCATTGTAGAAATAATACCTTCACCATAAATTTCAACCAGAGGCTTAGAGGTGAGCCAAGGATCATACCATAAGCTGAACCTAGAATCTTCTTTTACAATACA of Daucus carota subsp. sativus chromosome 3, DH1 v3.0, whole genome shotgun sequence contains these proteins:
- the LOC135151438 gene encoding uncharacterized protein LOC135151438, whose amino-acid sequence is MDSSYNATVGSVIRNGQWVVSSSNDYRAVQIRSLLDSVNIGGRDAVLWSNDLVVNLRTIWESIRRRGTSQPWIPLVWNKFHIPSCSFISWLACRNRLSTKDRMIDIALAVDPVCCLCRSSAESVEHLFSSCPYTYLLLRACPFAITLYWNDWLPGNFFIDNLTVFEKQLAYLYITVVIYLVWRERNSRVHDNGSMTVGNLHRLIKQMYREKLFSCPLFRRKLSDSPHLSHILY
- the LOC135151437 gene encoding uncharacterized protein LOC135151437 — its product is MDSSYNATVGSVIRNGQWVVSSSNDYRAVQIRSLLDSVNIGGRDAVLWSNDLVVNLRTIWESIRRRGTSQPWIPLVWNKFHIPSCSFISWLACRNRLSTKDRMIDIALAVDPVCCLCRSSAESVEHLFSSCPYTYLLLRACPFAITLYWNDWLSGNFFIDNLTVFEKQLAYLYITVVIYLVWRERNSRVHDNGSMTVGNLHRLIKQMYRENYSLVPYFEGN